In the genome of Notamacropus eugenii isolate mMacEug1 chromosome 5, mMacEug1.pri_v2, whole genome shotgun sequence, one region contains:
- the SYNE4 gene encoding nesprin-4 isoform X3 — MRRRKSRSTATLEEGRPAPTAHCEGVFRPFRQHRSRLIAYSLVFEDPASIQDPDSDTDSDGPGPGPSVGIRGERGGPPLEGPIAELEWDPTGDVGWLGAHRSRRVWTPGSPCEVCGRAELPSVWPLGPWSAPLSSFRTQDRKQPSPRDVTVQLPLGSEGPKEGRARPRWTRRTLLFLLLLLLLGLACLLPPPRGPPCPPPQLRGPLHLVLNYVNGPPPT, encoded by the exons ATGCGGAGGAGGAAATCCCGGAGCACAGCCACCCTTGAGGAGGGCAGGCCAGCCCCAACTGCCCACTGTGAGGGCGTCTTCCGGCCCTTCAGGCAGCATCGAAGTCGGCTGATTGCCTACAGCCTG GTGTTTGAGGACCCTGCCTCGATCCAggatccagactcagacactgaCTCAGATGGGCCTGGCCCTGGCCCAAGCGTTGGGATTAGGGGTGAGAGGGGTGGTCCCCCACTGGAAGGTCCCATAGCCGAGCTGGAATGGGACCCCACTGGGGATGTGGGGTGGCTGGGTGCCCACCGGAGTAGGAGAGTCTGGACACCGGGGTCCCCCTGTGAAGTGTGTGGACGTGCTGAGCTCCCTTCG GTGTGGCCCCTCGGGCCATGGAGTGCCCCCCTGTCTTCTTTCCGAACTCAGGACAGGAAACAACCGAGCCCCCGAGATGTGACTGTGCAGCTCCCTCTGGGCTCTGAGGGTCCCAAGGAAGGCAGAGCTCGGCCCCGCTGGACCCGCCGGACCCTCCTCTTTCTGCTGCTTCTGCTCCTGCTGGGGCTTGCTTGTCTCCTGCCGCCACCCAGGGGGCCTCCTTGTCCCCCTCCCCAGCTCCGTGGACCCCTGCACCTCGTCCTCAACTATGTCAATGGCCCACCCCCAACCTGA
- the ALKBH6 gene encoding alpha-ketoglutarate-dependent dioxygenase alkB homolog 6 isoform X6 — MVPEQLPPWLQHWVDSVSSLGLFGGAQANHVLVNEYQPGEGIMPHEDGPLYYPTVSTISLGSHTILDMYLPRRPELEKDPQEEQPQFQPKFSLLLEPRSLLVLRGEAYTHLLHGIRPTLMDSLTKTPVANASACPSAEPGALLPRGTRISLTIRRVPRVLRTSLFLSKKSPRTK, encoded by the exons ATGGTCCCTGAACAGCTGCCTCCATGGCTCCAGCACTGGGTGGACTCGGTCTCTAGTCTTGGCCTCTTTGGCGGTGCCCAAGCTAATCACGTGCTGGTAAATGAGTACCAGCCAGGAGAGGGCATCATG CCCCATGAGGATGGCCCCCTGTACTACCCAACAGTCAGCACCATCAGCCTTGGCTCCCATACCATCCTGGACATGTATTTGCCCCGAAGgcctgagctggagaaggacccACAAGAGGAGCAG cctcagtttcagCCCAAGTTCTCGCTGCTGCTGGAGCCCCGAAGCCTCCTGGTCCTCCGAGGTGAAGCCTACACTCACCTCCTCCATGGGATCCGCCCAACATTGATGGACTCTCTGACCAAGACCCCCGTGGCCAATGCTTCTGCCTGCCCCTCAGCCGAACCTGGAGCCCTGCTCCCCCGGGGCACACGCATCTCCCTGACTATTCGAAGGGTCCCTCGAGTGCTCCGGACCAGCCTCTTTCTGAGCAAGAAATCTCCACGCACCAAGTGA
- the ALKBH6 gene encoding alpha-ketoglutarate-dependent dioxygenase alkB homolog 6 isoform X2, translated as MDWSRMGKKAMDQCDAVIPSLEPFRVEQVPPIIYYVPNFISEQEESQLLRQVYEAPKPKWTQLSGRKLQNWGGLPHPKGMVPEQLPPWLQHWVDSVSSLGLFGGAQANHVLVNEYQPGEGIMPHEDGPLYYPTVSTISLGSHTILDMYLPRRPELEKDPQEEQPQFQPKFSLLLEPRSLLVLRGEAYTHLLHGIRPTLMDSLTKTPVANASACPSAEPGALLPRGTRISLTIRRVPRVLRTSLFLSKKSPRTK; from the exons ATGGATTGGTCCAGGATGGGGAAGAAGG CAATGGACCAGTGCGATGCTGTGATACCTTCCCTGGAGCCCTTCAGGGTAGAGCAG GTACCACCCATCATCTACTATGTCCCAAATTTCATCTCTGAGCAAGAAGAGAGCCAGCTGCTCCGACAG GTGTATGAGGCTCCAAAGCCCAAATGGACACAGCTTTCTGGGAGGAAGTTACAGAACTGGG GTGGGCTCCCCCACCCAAAGGGGATGGTCCCTGAACAGCTGCCTCCATGGCTCCAGCACTGGGTGGACTCGGTCTCTAGTCTTGGCCTCTTTGGCGGTGCCCAAGCTAATCACGTGCTGGTAAATGAGTACCAGCCAGGAGAGGGCATCATG CCCCATGAGGATGGCCCCCTGTACTACCCAACAGTCAGCACCATCAGCCTTGGCTCCCATACCATCCTGGACATGTATTTGCCCCGAAGgcctgagctggagaaggacccACAAGAGGAGCAG cctcagtttcagCCCAAGTTCTCGCTGCTGCTGGAGCCCCGAAGCCTCCTGGTCCTCCGAGGTGAAGCCTACACTCACCTCCTCCATGGGATCCGCCCAACATTGATGGACTCTCTGACCAAGACCCCCGTGGCCAATGCTTCTGCCTGCCCCTCAGCCGAACCTGGAGCCCTGCTCCCCCGGGGCACACGCATCTCCCTGACTATTCGAAGGGTCCCTCGAGTGCTCCGGACCAGCCTCTTTCTGAGCAAGAAATCTCCACGCACCAAGTGA
- the ALKBH6 gene encoding alpha-ketoglutarate-dependent dioxygenase alkB homolog 6 isoform X3 has protein sequence MDQCDAVIPSLEPFRVEQVPPIIYYVPNFISEQEESQLLRQVYEAPKPKWTQLSGRKLQNWGGLPHPKGMVPEQLPPWLQHWVDSVSSLGLFGGAQANHVLVNEYQPGEGIMPHEDGPLYYPTVSTISLGSHTILDMYLPRRPELEKDPQEEQPQFQPKFSLLLEPRSLLVLRGEAYTHLLHGIRPTLMDSLTKTPVANASACPSAEPGALLPRGTRISLTIRRVPRVLRTSLFLSKKSPRTK, from the exons ATGGACCAGTGCGATGCTGTGATACCTTCCCTGGAGCCCTTCAGGGTAGAGCAG GTACCACCCATCATCTACTATGTCCCAAATTTCATCTCTGAGCAAGAAGAGAGCCAGCTGCTCCGACAG GTGTATGAGGCTCCAAAGCCCAAATGGACACAGCTTTCTGGGAGGAAGTTACAGAACTGGG GTGGGCTCCCCCACCCAAAGGGGATGGTCCCTGAACAGCTGCCTCCATGGCTCCAGCACTGGGTGGACTCGGTCTCTAGTCTTGGCCTCTTTGGCGGTGCCCAAGCTAATCACGTGCTGGTAAATGAGTACCAGCCAGGAGAGGGCATCATG CCCCATGAGGATGGCCCCCTGTACTACCCAACAGTCAGCACCATCAGCCTTGGCTCCCATACCATCCTGGACATGTATTTGCCCCGAAGgcctgagctggagaaggacccACAAGAGGAGCAG cctcagtttcagCCCAAGTTCTCGCTGCTGCTGGAGCCCCGAAGCCTCCTGGTCCTCCGAGGTGAAGCCTACACTCACCTCCTCCATGGGATCCGCCCAACATTGATGGACTCTCTGACCAAGACCCCCGTGGCCAATGCTTCTGCCTGCCCCTCAGCCGAACCTGGAGCCCTGCTCCCCCGGGGCACACGCATCTCCCTGACTATTCGAAGGGTCCCTCGAGTGCTCCGGACCAGCCTCTTTCTGAGCAAGAAATCTCCACGCACCAAGTGA
- the CLIP3 gene encoding CAP-Gly domain-containing linker protein 3 yields MRTRGPALRPSLSPGLPISIISASSSPCISPPSSVSAPGAVTPAPRVPQAPSPSVPRAMTKTDAAALPPEEEEEEEEEEPLPEAPSPIPERRQKPVVHPSAPAPLPKDYAFTFFDPNDPACQEILLDPRTTIPELFAIIRQWVPQVQHKIDVIGNEILRRGCHVNDRDGLTDMTLLHYACKAGAHGVGDPVAAVRLSQQLLALGGDVTLRSRWTNMNALHYAAYFDVPDLIRVLLKGARPRVVNSTCSDFNHGSALHIAASNLCLGAARCLLEHGANPALRNRKGQVPAEVVPDPMDMSLDKAEAALVAKELRTLLEEAVPLSCALPKVTLPNYDNVPGNLMLSALGLRLGDRVLLDGQKAGTLRFCGTTEFASGQWVGVELDEPEGKNDGSVGGVRYFICPPKQGLFASVSKVSKAADAPPSSVTSTPRTPRMDFSRVTGKGRKERKAKKKSPSPSLGSLQREGLKAEVGDQVLVAGQKQGVIRFYGKTDFAPGYWFGIELDHPTGKHDGSVFGVRYFTCPPRHGVFAPASRIQRIGGSTDPPKDSVTAKKVQVTMTQPKRTFPTVRTPKDITSENSISRLLFCCWFPWMLRAEMQS; encoded by the exons ATGCGCACTCGGGGCCCCGCCCTCCGGCCGTCTCTGTCTCCAGGTCTCCCCATCTCCATCATCTCTGCATCCTCTTCTCCGTGCATCAGTcccccttcctctgtctctgcacCCGGG GCCGTGACCCCAGCCCCCCGAGTGCCTCAGGCCCCCTCCCCGAGCGTCCCCAGGGCCATGACGAAGACAGACGCCGCAGCGCTGCCCccggaggaggaagaggaggaggaggaggaggaaccccTGCCTGAGGCTCCCAGCCCCATCCCCGAGCGCAGGCAGAAGCCGGTGGTGCACCCCTCCGCCCCAGCCCCGCTGCCCAAGGACTATG CCTTCACTTTCTTTGACCCCAATGACCCAGCCTGTCAGGAGATTCTGCTGGACCCACGCACCACGATCCCTGAGCTCTTTGCCATCATCCGCCAGTGGGTACCCCAAGTTCAGCACAAGATTGATGTCATTGGCAACGAG ATCCTACGACGTGGATGTCATGTGAATGACCGGGATGGGCTCACAGACATGACCCTGCTCCACTATGCCTGCAAAGCTGGCGCTCATGGTGTTG GGGACCCAGTGGCTGCTGTCCGCCTGTCACAGCAGCTGCTGGCTCTGGGGGGTGATGTGACCCTGCGGAGCCGCTGGACAAACATGAATGCACTCCATTATGCGGCATATTTTGACGTCCCTGATCTCATCCGAGTCCTGCTAAAGGGGGCCCGGCCCCGAG TGGTGAACTCTACATGTAGTGACTTCAATCATGGCTCAGCCCTGCACATTGCAGCCTCCAATCTTTGTCTTGGAGCTGCCCGCTGCCTCTTGGAGCATGGTGCCAACCCTGCTCTGCGG AACCGCAAGGGCCAAGTCCCGGCTGAGGTTGTCCCAGATCCTATGGACATGTCCTTGGACAAGGCCGAGGCTGCCCTCGTGGCCAAGGAGCTGAGGACACTGCTGGAGGAGGCTGTCCCCCTGTCCTGTGCCCTCCCCAAGGTCACATTACCCAACTATGACAACGTCCCAGGCAACCTCATGCTCAGCGCCCTTGGCCTTCGGCTCGGAGACAGGGTCCTGCTAGATGGCCAGAAG GCAGGGACACTGCGTTTCTGTGGGACCACGGAGTTTGCCAGTGGCCAGTGGGTAGGCGTGGAACTGGACGAACCAGAGGGCAAGAATGATGGAAGCGTCGGGGGTGTGCGATACTTCATCTGCCCTCCCAAGCAGG GGCTGTTTGCCTCTGTCTCCAAGGTGTCAAAAGCAGCTGATGCCCCTCCCTCCTCCGTCACCTCCACCCCTCGCACCCCGAGGATGGACTTTTCCCGTGTCACTGGAAAAGGCCGAAAGGAGCGCAAAG caaaGAAAAAGTCGCCATCACCGTCCCTGGGCAGCCTCCAGCGTGAGGGATTGAAGGCCGAAGTTGGGGACCAAGTGCTGGTGGCTGGACAGAAGCAGGGTGTGATTCGCTTTTATGGGAAGACAGACTTTGCCCCTG GGTATTGGTTTGGCATCGAGCTTGACCACCCAACAGGAAAACACGATGGCTCTGTTTTTGGCGTCAGATACTTCACATGTCCCCCTCGCCACGGGGTCTTTGCACCTGCATCCCGCATCCAGAG AATTGGTGGCTCTACTGACCCCCCCAAGGACAGCGTCACAGCCAAGAAAGTCCAAGTGACCA TGACTCAGCCCAAACGCACATTCCCAACTGTCCGGACTCCCAAGGACATCACATCAGAAAACTCTATCTCCAG GTTACTCTTCTGCTGCTGGTTTCCCTGGATGCTTCGGGCAGAGATGCAGTCATAG
- the SYNE4 gene encoding nesprin-4 isoform X1: MMLRLRRYPLLDLPPRSRCLDLGPCLTQQLKAFLVNDQPVAEQVWVLLVSGEGPMRRRKSRSTATLEEGRPAPTAHCEGVFRPFRQHRSRLIAYSLVFEDPASIQDPDSDTDSDGPGPGPSVGIRGERGGPPLEGPIAELEWDPTGDVGWLGAHRSRRVWTPGSPCEVCGRAELPSVWPLGPWSAPLSSFRTQDRKQPSPRDVTVQLPLGSEGPKEGRARPRWTRRTLLFLLLLLLLGLACLLPPPRGPPCPPPQLRGPLHLVLNYVNGPPPT, translated from the exons ATGATGCTTAG GCTCAGGAGGTACCCTCTCCTAGACTTGCCTCCCCGAAGCAGATGCCTGGACCTTGGCCCCTGCCTGACTCAGCAACTCAAG GCCTTCCTGGTTAATGATCAGCCAGTAGCAGAGCAGGTGTGGGTCCTGCTGGTGTCAGGGGAGGGTCCAATGCGGAGGAGGAAATCCCGGAGCACAGCCACCCTTGAGGAGGGCAGGCCAGCCCCAACTGCCCACTGTGAGGGCGTCTTCCGGCCCTTCAGGCAGCATCGAAGTCGGCTGATTGCCTACAGCCTG GTGTTTGAGGACCCTGCCTCGATCCAggatccagactcagacactgaCTCAGATGGGCCTGGCCCTGGCCCAAGCGTTGGGATTAGGGGTGAGAGGGGTGGTCCCCCACTGGAAGGTCCCATAGCCGAGCTGGAATGGGACCCCACTGGGGATGTGGGGTGGCTGGGTGCCCACCGGAGTAGGAGAGTCTGGACACCGGGGTCCCCCTGTGAAGTGTGTGGACGTGCTGAGCTCCCTTCG GTGTGGCCCCTCGGGCCATGGAGTGCCCCCCTGTCTTCTTTCCGAACTCAGGACAGGAAACAACCGAGCCCCCGAGATGTGACTGTGCAGCTCCCTCTGGGCTCTGAGGGTCCCAAGGAAGGCAGAGCTCGGCCCCGCTGGACCCGCCGGACCCTCCTCTTTCTGCTGCTTCTGCTCCTGCTGGGGCTTGCTTGTCTCCTGCCGCCACCCAGGGGGCCTCCTTGTCCCCCTCCCCAGCTCCGTGGACCCCTGCACCTCGTCCTCAACTATGTCAATGGCCCACCCCCAACCTGA
- the ALKBH6 gene encoding alpha-ketoglutarate-dependent dioxygenase alkB homolog 6 isoform X1, which yields MDWSRMGKKAAMDQCDAVIPSLEPFRVEQVPPIIYYVPNFISEQEESQLLRQVYEAPKPKWTQLSGRKLQNWGGLPHPKGMVPEQLPPWLQHWVDSVSSLGLFGGAQANHVLVNEYQPGEGIMPHEDGPLYYPTVSTISLGSHTILDMYLPRRPELEKDPQEEQPQFQPKFSLLLEPRSLLVLRGEAYTHLLHGIRPTLMDSLTKTPVANASACPSAEPGALLPRGTRISLTIRRVPRVLRTSLFLSKKSPRTK from the exons ATGGATTGGTCCAGGATGGGGAAGAAGG CAGCAATGGACCAGTGCGATGCTGTGATACCTTCCCTGGAGCCCTTCAGGGTAGAGCAG GTACCACCCATCATCTACTATGTCCCAAATTTCATCTCTGAGCAAGAAGAGAGCCAGCTGCTCCGACAG GTGTATGAGGCTCCAAAGCCCAAATGGACACAGCTTTCTGGGAGGAAGTTACAGAACTGGG GTGGGCTCCCCCACCCAAAGGGGATGGTCCCTGAACAGCTGCCTCCATGGCTCCAGCACTGGGTGGACTCGGTCTCTAGTCTTGGCCTCTTTGGCGGTGCCCAAGCTAATCACGTGCTGGTAAATGAGTACCAGCCAGGAGAGGGCATCATG CCCCATGAGGATGGCCCCCTGTACTACCCAACAGTCAGCACCATCAGCCTTGGCTCCCATACCATCCTGGACATGTATTTGCCCCGAAGgcctgagctggagaaggacccACAAGAGGAGCAG cctcagtttcagCCCAAGTTCTCGCTGCTGCTGGAGCCCCGAAGCCTCCTGGTCCTCCGAGGTGAAGCCTACACTCACCTCCTCCATGGGATCCGCCCAACATTGATGGACTCTCTGACCAAGACCCCCGTGGCCAATGCTTCTGCCTGCCCCTCAGCCGAACCTGGAGCCCTGCTCCCCCGGGGCACACGCATCTCCCTGACTATTCGAAGGGTCCCTCGAGTGCTCCGGACCAGCCTCTTTCTGAGCAAGAAATCTCCACGCACCAAGTGA
- the ALKBH6 gene encoding alpha-ketoglutarate-dependent dioxygenase alkB homolog 6 isoform X4: MDWSRMGKKAAMDQCDAVIPSLEPFRVEQVPPIIYYVPNFISEQEESQLLRQVYEAPKPKWTQLSGRKLQNWGGLPHPKGMVPEQLPPWLQHWVDSVSSLGLFGGAQANHVLVNEYQPGEGIMPQFQPKFSLLLEPRSLLVLRGEAYTHLLHGIRPTLMDSLTKTPVANASACPSAEPGALLPRGTRISLTIRRVPRVLRTSLFLSKKSPRTK; this comes from the exons ATGGATTGGTCCAGGATGGGGAAGAAGG CAGCAATGGACCAGTGCGATGCTGTGATACCTTCCCTGGAGCCCTTCAGGGTAGAGCAG GTACCACCCATCATCTACTATGTCCCAAATTTCATCTCTGAGCAAGAAGAGAGCCAGCTGCTCCGACAG GTGTATGAGGCTCCAAAGCCCAAATGGACACAGCTTTCTGGGAGGAAGTTACAGAACTGGG GTGGGCTCCCCCACCCAAAGGGGATGGTCCCTGAACAGCTGCCTCCATGGCTCCAGCACTGGGTGGACTCGGTCTCTAGTCTTGGCCTCTTTGGCGGTGCCCAAGCTAATCACGTGCTGGTAAATGAGTACCAGCCAGGAGAGGGCATCATG cctcagtttcagCCCAAGTTCTCGCTGCTGCTGGAGCCCCGAAGCCTCCTGGTCCTCCGAGGTGAAGCCTACACTCACCTCCTCCATGGGATCCGCCCAACATTGATGGACTCTCTGACCAAGACCCCCGTGGCCAATGCTTCTGCCTGCCCCTCAGCCGAACCTGGAGCCCTGCTCCCCCGGGGCACACGCATCTCCCTGACTATTCGAAGGGTCCCTCGAGTGCTCCGGACCAGCCTCTTTCTGAGCAAGAAATCTCCACGCACCAAGTGA
- the ALKBH6 gene encoding alpha-ketoglutarate-dependent dioxygenase alkB homolog 6 isoform X5, with product MDWSRMGKKAMDQCDAVIPSLEPFRVEQVPPIIYYVPNFISEQEESQLLRQVYEAPKPKWTQLSGRKLQNWGGLPHPKGMVPEQLPPWLQHWVDSVSSLGLFGGAQANHVLVNEYQPGEGIMPQFQPKFSLLLEPRSLLVLRGEAYTHLLHGIRPTLMDSLTKTPVANASACPSAEPGALLPRGTRISLTIRRVPRVLRTSLFLSKKSPRTK from the exons ATGGATTGGTCCAGGATGGGGAAGAAGG CAATGGACCAGTGCGATGCTGTGATACCTTCCCTGGAGCCCTTCAGGGTAGAGCAG GTACCACCCATCATCTACTATGTCCCAAATTTCATCTCTGAGCAAGAAGAGAGCCAGCTGCTCCGACAG GTGTATGAGGCTCCAAAGCCCAAATGGACACAGCTTTCTGGGAGGAAGTTACAGAACTGGG GTGGGCTCCCCCACCCAAAGGGGATGGTCCCTGAACAGCTGCCTCCATGGCTCCAGCACTGGGTGGACTCGGTCTCTAGTCTTGGCCTCTTTGGCGGTGCCCAAGCTAATCACGTGCTGGTAAATGAGTACCAGCCAGGAGAGGGCATCATG cctcagtttcagCCCAAGTTCTCGCTGCTGCTGGAGCCCCGAAGCCTCCTGGTCCTCCGAGGTGAAGCCTACACTCACCTCCTCCATGGGATCCGCCCAACATTGATGGACTCTCTGACCAAGACCCCCGTGGCCAATGCTTCTGCCTGCCCCTCAGCCGAACCTGGAGCCCTGCTCCCCCGGGGCACACGCATCTCCCTGACTATTCGAAGGGTCCCTCGAGTGCTCCGGACCAGCCTCTTTCTGAGCAAGAAATCTCCACGCACCAAGTGA
- the SYNE4 gene encoding nesprin-4 isoform X2, with amino-acid sequence MMLRLRRYPLLDLPPRSRCLDLGPCLTQQLKAFLVNDQPVAEQVWVLLVSGEGPMRRRKSRSTATLEEGRPAPTAHCEGVFRPFRQHRSRLIAYSLVFEDPASIQDPDSDTDSDGPGPGPSVGIRGERGGPPLEGPIAELEWDPTGDVGWLGAHRSRRVWTPGSPCEVCGRAELPSDRKQPSPRDVTVQLPLGSEGPKEGRARPRWTRRTLLFLLLLLLLGLACLLPPPRGPPCPPPQLRGPLHLVLNYVNGPPPT; translated from the exons ATGATGCTTAG GCTCAGGAGGTACCCTCTCCTAGACTTGCCTCCCCGAAGCAGATGCCTGGACCTTGGCCCCTGCCTGACTCAGCAACTCAAG GCCTTCCTGGTTAATGATCAGCCAGTAGCAGAGCAGGTGTGGGTCCTGCTGGTGTCAGGGGAGGGTCCAATGCGGAGGAGGAAATCCCGGAGCACAGCCACCCTTGAGGAGGGCAGGCCAGCCCCAACTGCCCACTGTGAGGGCGTCTTCCGGCCCTTCAGGCAGCATCGAAGTCGGCTGATTGCCTACAGCCTG GTGTTTGAGGACCCTGCCTCGATCCAggatccagactcagacactgaCTCAGATGGGCCTGGCCCTGGCCCAAGCGTTGGGATTAGGGGTGAGAGGGGTGGTCCCCCACTGGAAGGTCCCATAGCCGAGCTGGAATGGGACCCCACTGGGGATGTGGGGTGGCTGGGTGCCCACCGGAGTAGGAGAGTCTGGACACCGGGGTCCCCCTGTGAAGTGTGTGGACGTGCTGAGCTCCCTTCG GACAGGAAACAACCGAGCCCCCGAGATGTGACTGTGCAGCTCCCTCTGGGCTCTGAGGGTCCCAAGGAAGGCAGAGCTCGGCCCCGCTGGACCCGCCGGACCCTCCTCTTTCTGCTGCTTCTGCTCCTGCTGGGGCTTGCTTGTCTCCTGCCGCCACCCAGGGGGCCTCCTTGTCCCCCTCCCCAGCTCCGTGGACCCCTGCACCTCGTCCTCAACTATGTCAATGGCCCACCCCCAACCTGA